A segment of the Luteolibacter sp. Y139 genome:
TTGGAGAGTTTTTCGAGCGCCACGCTGCGGCCCTGTCATTGACGCTGTTAGGGGAAAAGCACGGCTTCGAGCGCCCGATCAGCGAGCCCGCGCCAAACCGCCCCGGCCTCGCGCTGGCCGGCTTCTTCAGCTACTTCGCCAAGAAGCGCATCCAGGTGCTGGGGAATTCCGAAATCTCCTACCTGAAAAAGCTCACCCCGCAGATGAGCGCCGAGCGCTTCCGCCGCATGTGCGAGCGGGACATCCCGGGCATTGTCATTTCCCGCGGTGCCACGCTGGCCGAGGAGCACATGCAGATCGCGGCAGAGCACCGCATCCCGGTCTTTGGCACCACGCTGGTGACCATGAAATTCCTCAATGCCGCCACCCTGCGGCTGGAGCACGAGTTCGCGCCAAACGTCACCATGCACGGCTGCATGGTCGACCTGCGAGGCATCGGCGTGCTCATCATCGGCAAGAGCGGTGCTGGCAAGAGCGAGACCGCCATCGGCCTGATCGAACGCGGCGGCGCGCTGGTCGCCGATGACATGGTCCGCATCAAACTCGTCGGCGGCGAGCTCAACGCCTCCGCCCCCGCCCTTTCCCGTGGCTATCTGGAAATCCGCGGCATCGGCATCGTCAATGTCGCCAACCTCTACGGCCTCGCCTCCATCCGCCCGGAAAAGCGCCTCGATCTCGTCGTCACCCTGATCGCCCACGCCGACCAGAACGAAATCGACCGCCTCGGCCTCCAGCCGAAGTCCTACGAAATCCTCGGCCAGCAGGTCCCCCACGTCGAAGTCCCCGTCGCCCCCGGCCGCGATACCGCGCGCATGGTCGCCATCGCCGCGCTGGACCAGCAGCTCCGCCGCCTCGGCTACAACATGGCCGACGAGTTCAACCAGCGCCTGCTCCGCCACATGGCAGGAGAGGTGTAGGAGAGGCTGTCGCCAAACGCGAAAGCGGAACCATCAGAAAGCGCTCTTCACAGCGCGGCGCGCCGCCTTTGCCGGCAGGCCCAATATTCTTCCAAACACTTCGATTGGTGATTGGAAGATTGATGATTCGGCCTCCAGCCGCCTCACTCCTCCTCAAACTTCCGCCCGATCAGGTCTGCCAGCGCATCCAGCGCGGCATCAGCGTCGGAGCCATCGGCGGCCACGCTAATGACCGATCCATGGCCGGCGGCCAGCATCATGAGACCCATGATGCTCTTGCCATCGACTTCCTCGCCGTCCTTTTCGACGCGCACTTCCGACGAAAAACGGCTGGCCGTTTTCACGAACTGAGCCGCGGGACGGGCGTGGATACCGAGCTTGTTCTGGATGGTAAATTCGCGCTGCGCCATGGGTGGTCGTTCGGGACGGGCGGAGCCTAGGAGGTTGCCCCCCATCCTTCCAAGGGATTTTTTTGCAGCTCGCAGGGGTTGAGGGCTCCTGGACCTGATTTTTATTCTTTGAAGGATGGCCCCGGCCTCACAGCATGCGTGCAGAAACGCCGATGGCCGACAAACAGGAAACCGTGCTTCAAGGCACCCCCGTCTCACCGGGGATCGGAATCGGCCCGGTGCATGTGGTCGCCCGCGGCTTCTCCGCCCCTGAGGTCTACGAGATTTCCGAAAAGGACATCCCCGCCGAGCAGGAGCGTTTCAAGGCCGCCTTGGAGGAAACCAAGGGGCAGCTCGATGAATTGCAGGAGCGCATCAAGGCGATCTCCGGCGAGGAGGAGAGCCGGATCTTCGAGGCCCACCTGATGGTGCTGGAAGACCGCGCCATGCTTGACCGCGTCGCCGAAGCCATCTCCACCCGCCGCCAGAATGCCGAGTTTGCCTTCTACGCGGTGATGCAGCATTTCCTGGAAGCGATGCGCCGGGTCCCGGACCCCTACCTGCGCGAGCGCACCGCCGACTTGGAAGACGTCTGCCAACGCGTGCTGCGGAATTTCCGCGAGGAGGAAACACCGCGCCATACCGAGCCGGACGGGCAGCACATCCTCGTCGCCTACGATCTCTCTCCGTCGGACACCGCCGCGATCAATCGCCGCCACGTCCTCGGCTTCGCGACCGAGCTCGGCAGCGTGAACTCTCACACCGCCATCCTCGCCCGCTCGCTCGGCCTCCCGGCCATCGTCGGCATCGAGGACGCCGTCCTCGACATCCGCACGCTCACCCCGGCAATCCTCGACGGCTACACCGGCCGCCTGATCCTCCACCCGTCCGAGGAAACACTCGCCCGCTACCGGGAGATCCAAGACCGCAAGGAAAAGGTCCGCCTCGACCTCGAATCCCAGCGCGACGAGGACACCACCACGACCGATGGGCGGGCGATCACGCTTTCCTCCAATATCGAGTTCATCGACGAAATCGCGTTCGTGCAAAACAGCGGCGCGAAGGGCGTGGGTCTCTACCGCACCGAGTTCCTGCTGCTGGACGGCGAGGAAATGCCGGGCGAACTGGAGCAGTCGGAAGCCTACACGCGGCTCGCCAAGGCTCTGGCTCCCCACCCCGTCATCATCCGCACGCTGGATGCCGGCGGGGACAAGCTGCCGGTGGAACCGCTCACCGAACCGGAGCCAAATCCCTTCCTCGGCTGGCGCGGCATTCGCGTCTCGCTCGACCGGCCCGGCATGTTCAAGGAGCAGCTCCGCGCCATCCTGCGCGCCAGCGCCCATGGCAAGCTCGCTGTGATGTTCCCGCTCGTATCCGGCCTCGGCGAGGTCCGTCGCGCCAAGAACTATCTCAAGGAGTGCATGGACGAGCTGGCCCACCAGGGTGTCCCCTTTGATGAAATGCTCGAGACCGGCGTGATGATCGAGGTCCCCAGCGCCGCCATCATCGCCGACCTGATTGCTCCGGAAGTCGATTTCTTCTCCATCGGCACCAATGACCTCATCCAGTACACCGTCGCGGTGGACCGGGTGAATCACCACGTCGCCGAGCTTTACCGGCCCACCCATCCAGCCGTAGTCCGCCTCATCAAGCAGACTGTCAATGCGGCGGTGAACGCCGGCATTTGGACCGGTGTCTGCGGGGAAATGGCCGGCGATATCCGGCTTACGCCGCTGATGTTAGGCCTCGGCGTCGAGGAACTCTCGGTCGGCCCGCATCAAGTCCCGCGCGTCCGCCGCGCCATCCGCGCACTCAGCCACTCCGAGTGCGTGGCCATGGCCGATGAAGCGCTCAAGACACCGCTGAGCCCGGAGATCATGAATGCCACCGTCGGCTTGGCCCGGAAGTATTATCCGGAGCTACTGGACTGATTCACGTCTTCAGCGCGGAGCTTTGGTAGCGCCTTTCCCGTCCCGACGAGGAACCAGCGAGATTCGTCCCGGGCTGAAAACCAGATTCGCATCGGCCTGCCCGGCCACTTCAATCAGCACCTCGAGCAAGGTCTTCCCCTCGCGCTTGAGGGTGATCTTTCGGTTCGATTTTTCTCCGAAACCTTCAGCGTCGATCTCCACCCGATAGTCTTTCGGGATGTCAGCGGTGTTCAGAAAATCCACCGCCTCCTCCAGCGAGGATTGGTCGAGATTGAGGATCGGAATCGTCCGGTTGGAAACATGTAGGAAAGTCCACTCCAGCGTCTTGTCAGGCGGAGGCCCCGAGGGTTCGAAGCCGCACGTAACTCCCGCCAAAAAAAGCGAAATGACGACGAGAAAGCGGGGAAACCATTTGAAACCCATGCCTCAACGAACCGCATCAATCCAGCGAAGGCAATCCCGCGCTGCCCTGGTCGATCACTGCTGCCGCTGCTGCATGTCCTGCATGCGCTTCTGAATCCGCTCGGCCACATTCGTCGGCAGCGAATTCTGGCTGATCCACTGCGAGGCGGTGTTGTAATCTTTACGCAGCCAGCCATCTAGCATGCGGCCGTACAGCCGCGACTGCTGATCCTCATTGGTGAGCTTGCTGATGTAGTTCACCGCGATGTCCGGGGCCTCGCCGAAGGAGTTCCACACGAACTGCTCGTAAACGCGGTCGTTCGCATCGCTGGCATGGGCATCCAGGAAATCCGCGGCGGCGCGGGGATCCGTCATCGCCATGCTGTTGGCCACGCCACGCAGGGCATTGGTGCGGACATCGCCGGCAGGCAGCCCCTTGTAGTAGGCCACGGCAGCATCCTTGTCCTTTTCCATCCAGGCGGAAATCACGTTGTCCATCGAGCGATCGGCAGCTTCGCCCGGGTTCTGCATCAGCCACGCGGCCATACCGGCTGGATCCTTGGCCGCCAGTGTTTCGGCGATGCGGCTCATGGCACCCTGCTTCAGCGACTCGTCGGCCATTCCATCGGCCCACGCCTTCGCAGCGTCAGAACCTTGGGCCAGGATCGTCGGCAGCAGCACACTGAGAGCTTCGCCGCGCTCTTCGGACATCGTCATCCCAGCCAGGAGCTGCGACGCACGCGCCGGATCGCTGGCGGCGAGTCCCTGGATAACGCCGATCATCCACGGGTTTCCTTCGCCCTCTTTGGTTTGGTGATTTTGCTCGGCCCAGCGGATGGCGCCGTCCGGATCGTAGGCCGCCCAAGCCGTGAGAATGGTATTGCGGGCGAAACGGTTTCCGGTGTTCGCCTTGGCATATTCCAGCGCCTGCATCGGGTCCTTTTTCGCCCACGCGCTCAGCAGCATAGAATACTCGGTCATCCGGGTGTCGGTCATGCCGAGCGAGCGGAAAGACGCCACGACCGACTCGAACTCGTTCGGGTCGATCGAATTGACGAAATCCAGCCACGCCTTACTGCGCTCGATCGGGTCGGTGGTGCGCATCAGCGCTTCCATCTTCGCCAGAGCTTCCTCGCCCTTGACCGCGGTGCTCTTGTTGGCGGCGACCCGCTCGGCCAAGCTGCGGCGGGAAGACCCGGCCTCGCCTGACTCTCCAATACCACCCCGGTCCGAAACCTTGCCCGACAAACCGGCGCTACCCTTTTCGCCTGAGGCGCTTGCGTCGGCACCAGGGGCAGTCATGCGACCGGCGACAAAGGCTCCGGCGCTGGCCACGATAACGACGCCCGCGAGGGTCAGGTTGCGATTTTTCGAACTCATGGAGAATTGAAGGATAAACGCCGCCAGACGCGGAATTCGTCTGTCGACAGCCACAAGAGAGCACCGAATGCCCTCCTATTCCAGCGGATCCGGCTAACGATTCGGCGTCACCCCGGGCGGATGCACGATGATCCGGGCCTCCGGGTTGTCCCGCAGGTAGGCGAAGGCCCAGCCAAGCAGCACCGACAGCCGGTTCCGGAACCCGATCAGGAACGCGATGTGGATGAACAACCACGCGCACCAGGCCAGGAAGCCCCGCATCCGCATTTTCCCCGCCTTCACCACCGCGTGGTTCTTGCCGATGATGGCCATGAATCCCTTGTCGAAGTAGTAGAAGTTGTCCCGTGGACGCCCGTCCGCCTCTGCTTTCAGCAGCTTGGCCACATGCCGACCCATCTGCGACGCCGCCGGGGCGAGACCGGGGACCGGCTTGTCATCTCCGTCCTTCATCCGCACCAGGTCACCGGCCACGAATATGTTCGGCAGTCCCGGCAGCGACAGGTCCAGATTCGGAGTCACCCGCCCGGCCCGGTCGGCCAGCGGCACGCCGAGCATGGCGGTAAGCGGATTCGCCTCCACCCCGGCGGCCCAGATGATCGCCTCGGCCTCCAACTGGGTGCCATCGGTGAAATGCAGCCGACCCTCCTGGACGTCATCGACCCGCATCCCCGTCCAAACTTCCACACCCAGCGTCTTTAAGCGCTGGCGGGCATATTCGCTCTGGTCCTCGTCGAAGGCCTCCAGCACCCGTGCCGATCCTTCGATCAGCACCACCCGCAGCTTCGAGGTATCAATCCGCCGGAAATTCGACCTCAACGAGCGATGGACCAAGTCAGCAAAGGCCCCCGACAGCTCGACCCCGGTCGGCCCGCCACCCACGATGGCCACGGTCATGAGACGCGTGCGCTCCGCTTCGTCGTCGGTAAGTTCCGCGGCCTCCAAATTCGACAGCACCGTGCGGCGGACCGCCTGTGCATCGGCCAGCGATTTCAAGCCGAGCGTATACTTTGCCCACTCCGTTTTCCCGAAGAACGACGTCCGGGCCCCGGCGGCGAGGAGCAGATAGTCGAACTCATAGTGCGTCCCCGAAGCTCCAGTGGCGGTCTTCGCCACCGGGTCGAGCGCGGTGATTTCATCCATTAGCACCGTCACATTCGGCGCATCCGCCAAGATCTGCCGGATCGATCGCGCAATGTCCGGCGCGGCCAGCGAGGCCGTCGCCACCTGATAAAGCAGCGGCTGGAAAAGGTGGTGATTGGTCCGGTCCACCAGCGTCACGGAGAAGCGGGAATCTCCGGCCAGCGTCCGTGCGCATTCAAGGCCTGCGAAGCCTCCTCCGATGATCAATACCCGGCTTACCCCTTTGCTTGTGGCTGCCATGCCGCAAAGCTCGCAGCTTCCTAGCAGATTGCAACCGGAGCTTGTGAAAATTTTCACAAGCTCGCATTGCACTATCAATCAACAATTTACAGAAATCAAACCCTGCCACTCCCCACCTAGCAATTCCGTCAGGCTTTTCACACCCCTGACCCCCTCGCGGGCCGTGCCTCCATTCGGAAGCACCTGTGCCACCGCCAACCCGGCAGCCAAGGCGGCGGCGACCCCATGACGGCTATCCTCGATCGCCAGACAGCGGGTCGGCCCAATTCCCAATCGCCGGCACGCCAGCAGGTAAAGATCCGGCGCAGGCTTGCCAGCGGCCACTTCGTCCCCCGAAGCGCGGATCGGAAAATAGCGGTCCAGCCCCGAAGCTTGAAGGCAAAGGTCGATGTCCGCCCGGTCGCTGGAACTCGCGAGGGCAATCGGCACCCCTGCTTCCAGAATTTCCTCAAGCAAGGCCGTGACCCCTGGCGAAGGTACCGGCGGCTCCTTGGTCACCAGGTTTTTCCATTCCTCCCGCCAGCCGCTGCGAAAGCCGGTCAGGTTGAAACCCGCCGGAGCCTTCGCGGCGAGATAACCCTCGATGTCGTCATTCGACCGGCCAATCAGCTCGCGGAAGTACTCCTCATGCGTCAGTTCCCCCCCTTGGCGGGCGAACGCCTGCCGGTAGGCCTCGCAATACACGGGTTCGGTATCGAAAAGCGTGCCATCCATGTCGAAGACCACGGCTCGTTCCGCTACATGGGTTGCACCGGACTCCAAGCTGGAGCGAAAGTCGCTCGGTCGTTGCCCGGTCTCCGCCAGGAAAAAGCGGCTCAGCTCGTGCGCGGACCCGAATTGCATCCGCCGCGCGATCTCGACGAGCGTGAGCGCCGGATCGCCCAACAGATGCTTCAGATACCGTACCCGCACCCGCTGGATCTCCTCCTTCGGCCCATGACCAAGCGAGACTGCGAAGCGCTCTTTGATCGTCGTCATCGAAAGCGTGGTGAGATCAGCCAGCTCGGCCACGCGAACCGCCTCATGCGGTGCCCGCAAGCGGATGTGCCGGACCAGCTCGCGGATTTCCGGATGAGCAATCGCCAGCATGTCGCTGGATTCGCGCGTGATCACCCGGTTCACCGGCACAATCGAAGAGCCGGGCTCCACCGCCTCTCCTGCCATTTGCCGCCGTAAAAGTTCCGCAGCCTGACGGCCAATCTCATGAGCGGGGTGCTCGATGCTGCTGAGCGCCGGAAAGGTCGAGAAGCAGTAATTGGGATCGTCACCGTAGCCGATCACCGCCAGTTGCTCTGGAACCCGACGGCCTAACATGTCCGCCGCGCGCAGCACCACCGCAGCGAGCGAATCGTCCGCGACAAACAAGCCACAAGGCTGCGGAAGACTTTCAAGGAAGGCCATGACCTCCGTCTGCACCTCACGCCAGCCGTGAGCCTCCCACAGTGGACGACCTCGCAAGTAGTGGACCACCGGCTCATGCCCATATTCTAACAAACCTGCACGGAACCCCTTTAGCCGCTGGCGGGCATAAACACGAAGACCGGGGGCGAATTGCTCCTCGCGGTAGAACGTTTCGCCGCGAGCAAGGAAGCCAAAGTGCGGCAACTGGCACTCGATGAGGTGAAGGGCCGCAAGCCGCCCGATCTCGGCATTGTCCGGCACCACCCGCGGATAACCGAGATCAGGACCCTCGGTGCTGGTAAGCACCACCGCCGTGCCGCGGGCGCGATAGCTGGCAAGCTCGCGTTCGGTGGCGCGGAAAAGGATCAGGCCATCGCCGCGCCACTCCGCGTCGATTTTCACCGCTTCCATTTCGCCGAAGGAGTCGTTCTCGGTGATCAACCTCCACGCCTCGTGGCCGCGCATGAAATCGACCACGCCGCCGAGGGTTCCCGGGCCGACCGCCGACCATTGGGGGAAGCGGATGCCGACGATTTTCCGGTTCATGGGAGGTGCGATTGCCATGCCATACAAGCAAACCAACGGCTAAGATAGAATCGTCAATCTTGAAACCCCGCAGAGCCGGATTCTGGCGAAATCCCCCACGAGTCCGTCGATTTTGCCACCGCCTCCTCGCCACTTGGATCAGTATCCCAAGTCCCGGAATAGCGGATGCTCCAAGGGCACCTCATCCGGACCGCCGAAGTGCTGCTCGTGGTTCGTCCATCGCTGGACCGCCGCGCCATGGATCGGAGCCCGGACATCAGCATAGGTGGGTGAGAAAACCTGCACTCCTTCCTTCCGCTGAAGGTATTCCGGAATCCGGTCTGACCACTCCAGCCCGAGATGATCGATCACTCCCCGCATCGTGCGCGAGTGGTCGCGCACGAGATCCTCGTAGCGCACTTCCAGGAAATCCCCGTCGAGCAGCTCGCGGATCCGCAGCCAGATTTCCATCGTGATCTGGAAGAACTCCCAGCAAGTGCGCCACTCGAAGAACTGGACCGAAACCTTCCCTACCGGCAGATCCTGCAGGTAGCACGAGATCATCACGTCCCTGGGTTCCCGCAGGCAGAACAGCAGGCGGCTGCCACCAAAGACGTTCATGAAGTAATGCAGGATCGGCGTCAGCGCGGGATTCTTGTCGACCAACAAACGCCCTCCCGGCTCGCCGAGATTGCCTTCCTGATAGTTCCAGTAGCGTGCCGCCAGTGCTTTCGCTTTGGGACCGTCAAAGAGTGCAGGAAAGCTCCCATCCTGCTCGTCGCATTCGGGTGTGAGGACGAAGTCGCTGAAGATCGGCGCCTCACTTGAAGTCATCACGCCTTCATGACTGTCGAGAATGACCTCTAGCAACGTGGTGCCTGAGCGGGGAAAACCTGTCATCAGGCAAAGCGGTCTGCCCGCCGGCTTCTCTCTCCAGCCGCGCACCTGATCACGCGTCAGCTTGGAGACCTCGTCCCTCAGTCGATGGAGCGCGCGGGTGCTTTGCGCCACCATCTCCTGATGAGCCGCGATCAACGGTTGCTTCGCTTGTCGCAAGGCCGGGAAGACTTCCGGGAAACGTCCCAGCTTTTCCAAGCAAGCGGCGCGTTCATAGTGAACGGAACTGGCTGGCCGGCCCACTAGGCGGCCATCGGCGATCACGGTATCAAGAAGAGCCAGCGCCTCCTCCGTTTCACCGAGACGCCTCAGGTGCTTCGCACGAAAGATCCGGAGTTCAGGCAGTGGGCCGAAGCGCCCCAAGGCAGCATCGAGCGCCTCGGCAGACTCGTCGATTTTGCCCGCACGTTCGAGGCACTCCGCGAGCCCGAGCGCATGGCGCGCTTCAGCATCACCACGGTCGCGAATCCGTTCCAGGAACGCCGCTGCTAGATCGAAGCGCCCCAAGCCGAGGAATCGGTCCGCGGCTGACTTGTCGACCGCTCCCTGCGGACCAATCCGGCGACCTCGTTCAAAAGCCTCAACAGCCCGCCGCCCTTGCCACGAGAGCGCGAGGGCATGCGCATAGTCGATCCACGCCACCGCACCGCGAGCCTTGGCGGCACCGAGCCGGAACTCCCGCAGCGCTTCGTCAAAGTGCTGGCGCTGCCATAGCCGGATGGCTTTCTGGCTCATCGCGTCGAGGAGCGGGAGTTCGACATGGGACAGACGCTTCCCCGCCAATTCGGGTGCGGGCAAGGCGAATCGTCATCCCGTGGTCCGCTCGTCACCTGCGACCCGCGCTCGCGGCGAAATTGCCCCCTCACCCGTCGAAAACCCCACTACCGGAGACGGCCCGGTCGGTAACAATGCGAATCGGTGCGTCTGGGATCAACCGATCTTGCAGCCCTTTCAGACCTCCCTCGTTTCAACACTCCCAAATCGACCTCATGAAAATCCACATCCCGAAGTTCTTCCGACTCGCCGTGCTCGGCGCCGCGGGCTTTGGCCTCGTTCAATCACTGGTGGCCGCGAACCTGATGAATGGCAACTTCGCCACCGCCACCAGCAATCAGGCCAACTACTGGTCCACCGCGGGCACACCACCCGGCGCGACCACCGGCAAGATCCGCGGAGGCACCAACGGCGGCAACGGATGGACGACCAGCTACTTCGGAGGAGCCTACCCGACTGACTCCACCTTCGCCACCACGCTCGAAGTCGGCGCCGTCCGGCAGAACCTCTCCGGAGCGGGCAATACTTTCGTCGCGGGCGTC
Coding sequences within it:
- a CDS encoding HAD-IA family hydrolase, with amino-acid sequence MNRKIVGIRFPQWSAVGPGTLGGVVDFMRGHEAWRLITENDSFGEMEAVKIDAEWRGDGLILFRATERELASYRARGTAVVLTSTEGPDLGYPRVVPDNAEIGRLAALHLIECQLPHFGFLARGETFYREEQFAPGLRVYARQRLKGFRAGLLEYGHEPVVHYLRGRPLWEAHGWREVQTEVMAFLESLPQPCGLFVADDSLAAVVLRAADMLGRRVPEQLAVIGYGDDPNYCFSTFPALSSIEHPAHEIGRQAAELLRRQMAGEAVEPGSSIVPVNRVITRESSDMLAIAHPEIRELVRHIRLRAPHEAVRVAELADLTTLSMTTIKERFAVSLGHGPKEEIQRVRVRYLKHLLGDPALTLVEIARRMQFGSAHELSRFFLAETGQRPSDFRSSLESGATHVAERAVVFDMDGTLFDTEPVYCEAYRQAFARQGGELTHEEYFRELIGRSNDDIEGYLAAKAPAGFNLTGFRSGWREEWKNLVTKEPPVPSPGVTALLEEILEAGVPIALASSSDRADIDLCLQASGLDRYFPIRASGDEVAAGKPAPDLYLLACRRLGIGPTRCLAIEDSRHGVAAALAAGLAVAQVLPNGGTAREGVRGVKSLTELLGGEWQGLISVNC
- a CDS encoding NAD(P)/FAD-dependent oxidoreductase; the protein is MAATSKGVSRVLIIGGGFAGLECARTLAGDSRFSVTLVDRTNHHLFQPLLYQVATASLAAPDIARSIRQILADAPNVTVLMDEITALDPVAKTATGASGTHYEFDYLLLAAGARTSFFGKTEWAKYTLGLKSLADAQAVRRTVLSNLEAAELTDDEAERTRLMTVAIVGGGPTGVELSGAFADLVHRSLRSNFRRIDTSKLRVVLIEGSARVLEAFDEDQSEYARQRLKTLGVEVWTGMRVDDVQEGRLHFTDGTQLEAEAIIWAAGVEANPLTAMLGVPLADRAGRVTPNLDLSLPGLPNIFVAGDLVRMKDGDDKPVPGLAPAASQMGRHVAKLLKAEADGRPRDNFYYFDKGFMAIIGKNHAVVKAGKMRMRGFLAWCAWLFIHIAFLIGFRNRLSVLLGWAFAYLRDNPEARIIVHPPGVTPNR
- a CDS encoding tetratricopeptide repeat-containing sulfotransferase family protein gives rise to the protein MSQKAIRLWQRQHFDEALREFRLGAAKARGAVAWIDYAHALALSWQGRRAVEAFERGRRIGPQGAVDKSAADRFLGLGRFDLAAAFLERIRDRGDAEARHALGLAECLERAGKIDESAEALDAALGRFGPLPELRIFRAKHLRRLGETEEALALLDTVIADGRLVGRPASSVHYERAACLEKLGRFPEVFPALRQAKQPLIAAHQEMVAQSTRALHRLRDEVSKLTRDQVRGWREKPAGRPLCLMTGFPRSGTTLLEVILDSHEGVMTSSEAPIFSDFVLTPECDEQDGSFPALFDGPKAKALAARYWNYQEGNLGEPGGRLLVDKNPALTPILHYFMNVFGGSRLLFCLREPRDVMISCYLQDLPVGKVSVQFFEWRTCWEFFQITMEIWLRIRELLDGDFLEVRYEDLVRDHSRTMRGVIDHLGLEWSDRIPEYLQRKEGVQVFSPTYADVRAPIHGAAVQRWTNHEQHFGGPDEVPLEHPLFRDLGY
- the ptsP gene encoding phosphoenolpyruvate--protein phosphotransferase, whose translation is MADKQETVLQGTPVSPGIGIGPVHVVARGFSAPEVYEISEKDIPAEQERFKAALEETKGQLDELQERIKAISGEEESRIFEAHLMVLEDRAMLDRVAEAISTRRQNAEFAFYAVMQHFLEAMRRVPDPYLRERTADLEDVCQRVLRNFREEETPRHTEPDGQHILVAYDLSPSDTAAINRRHVLGFATELGSVNSHTAILARSLGLPAIVGIEDAVLDIRTLTPAILDGYTGRLILHPSEETLARYREIQDRKEKVRLDLESQRDEDTTTTDGRAITLSSNIEFIDEIAFVQNSGAKGVGLYRTEFLLLDGEEMPGELEQSEAYTRLAKALAPHPVIIRTLDAGGDKLPVEPLTEPEPNPFLGWRGIRVSLDRPGMFKEQLRAILRASAHGKLAVMFPLVSGLGEVRRAKNYLKECMDELAHQGVPFDEMLETGVMIEVPSAAIIADLIAPEVDFFSIGTNDLIQYTVAVDRVNHHVAELYRPTHPAVVRLIKQTVNAAVNAGIWTGVCGEMAGDIRLTPLMLGLGVEELSVGPHQVPRVRRAIRALSHSECVAMADEALKTPLSPEIMNATVGLARKYYPELLD
- the hprK gene encoding HPr(Ser) kinase/phosphatase is translated as MTPRVKQTASITIGEFFERHAAALSLTLLGEKHGFERPISEPAPNRPGLALAGFFSYFAKKRIQVLGNSEISYLKKLTPQMSAERFRRMCERDIPGIVISRGATLAEEHMQIAAEHRIPVFGTTLVTMKFLNAATLRLEHEFAPNVTMHGCMVDLRGIGVLIIGKSGAGKSETAIGLIERGGALVADDMVRIKLVGGELNASAPALSRGYLEIRGIGIVNVANLYGLASIRPEKRLDLVVTLIAHADQNEIDRLGLQPKSYEILGQQVPHVEVPVAPGRDTARMVAIAALDQQLRRLGYNMADEFNQRLLRHMAGEV
- a CDS encoding HPr family phosphocarrier protein, producing the protein MAQREFTIQNKLGIHARPAAQFVKTASRFSSEVRVEKDGEEVDGKSIMGLMMLAAGHGSVISVAADGSDADAALDALADLIGRKFEEE